The following coding sequences lie in one Spinacia oleracea cultivar Varoflay chromosome 1, BTI_SOV_V1, whole genome shotgun sequence genomic window:
- the LOC130465554 gene encoding uncharacterized protein encodes MGDLMKRQFNVLDLSGHNFLEWTVDAQMNLKAQGLDHTIKDIMVPGTTEIKTATEQEKAKATVLIRHHLHDSLKTEYLMVENPKELWDSLKERYGHHKRVLLPKAQFDWTNLRFQDFKCVSEYNSTLFKIVSLLRYCDQAVTKDQMIEKTLSAFHANNILLQQQYRERGFKRYSELISLLLVAEQKNDLLLKNHNLRPTGSMAFNETNAVESSNPPEANVAHRGGRGRFNHRGRGRGNHRGRGRGRGRGYLSPRNNNQKGHQQGNQKHTPSKEKDTCFRCGMTGHWGKTCRTVKHLVDLYQASIKGKGKVAEANYVDEENPSGPSFDVSDFFNDNPDSGNDLIFGDNSNI; translated from the coding sequence ATGGGAGATTTGATGAAAAGACAATTCAATGTGCTAGACTTGTCTGGGCACAATTTTCTGGAATGGACTGTTGATGCACAAATGAACTTAAAGGCCCAAGGACTGGATCATACCATAAAAGATATAATGGTTCCAGGCACCACAGAAATCAAAACTGCCACCGAGCAGGAAAAGGCCAAAGCCACAGTCCTCATAAGGCATCATTTACATGATAGCCTGAAAACTGAATATCTGATGGTGGAGAATCCCAAAGAGTTGTGGGATAGTCTTAAAGAAAGATATGGACACCATAAAAGGGTGCTCCTGCCAAAGGCTCAATTTGACTGGACTAATCTGAGGTTCCAGGATTTTAAATGTGTTAGTGAATATAATTCCACGTTATTCAAAATTGTATCATTGCTGAGATACTGTGATCAAGCGGTCACAAAAGATCAAATGATAGAGAAAACCCTCTCCGCCTTTCATGCGAATAATATTCTATTGCAACAACAATACCGAGAGAGGGGCTTTAAGAGATATTCTGAGCTGATTTCTCTATTGTTGGTTGCTGAACAGAAGAATGATCTTCTGTTAAAGAACCATAATCTTAGACCAACTGGGTCTATGGCATTCAATGAAACGAATGCCGTTGAAAGCTCAAACCCACCTGAGGCAAATGTTGCCCATAGAGGTGGACGTGGAAGATTTAACCACCGCGGCAGAGGACGCGGAAACCACCGTGGCCGTGGTCGTGGTCGTGGCAGGGGTTATCTGAGCCCTAGAAATAATAATCAGAAAGGGCATCAACAAGGAAATCAAAAGCACACCCCCTCAAAAGAGAAAGACACATGTTTTAGATGTGGCATGACTGGCCATTGGGGGAAAACATGCCGTACTGTAAAACATTTGGTAGATCTGTACCAAGCCTCCATAAAAGGCAAAGGAAAAGTTGCTGAGGCAAATTATGTAGATGAGGAAAATCCCTCAGGGCCAAGCTTTGATGTATCTGATTTCTTCAATGACAACCCTGACAGTGGCAATGATCTGATATTTGGGGATAATAGTAACATATAA
- the LOC110805477 gene encoding homeobox-leucine zipper protein HAT5 — MERDLDSGSLFFDSLANRTNMLFLGNTNLIFPGIRTTMINMDKKRPFLNLPDEMINDDGYYFDEQLPEKKRRLTPEQVVLLEKCFDEEKKVEQERKSELAKKLGLQPRQVAVWFQNRRARSKSKQLERDLDALKASHHTLLSEYQSRLKERDLLKSKVDSLKEKLQSIKGEIEGPITSPIESLQVDGPTIQAQQQLSKIEDRSSSGSGDSAVVNEENNPQNMIDSGTSYFDCHPPSPYMVAVQSEEDDISIDGRTNFSNIITVAATVANDSDHHQLHEEEEEVGQGFGWWVWA; from the exons ATGGAAAGAGATTTGGATTCTGGTAGTCTTTTCTTTGATTCTTTGGCTAATCGTACAAACATGCTCTTCCTAGGGAACACCAATCTCATCTTTCCAG GCATAAGAACAACGATGATCAACATGGACAAGAAGCGACCATTTTTAAACTTGCCGGATGAAATGATTAACGATGATGGATATTATTTCGACGAACAGTTGCCTGAGAAGAAACGAAGACTAACTCCTGAACAG GTAGTATTACTGGAGAAGTGTTTTGACGAGGAGAAGAAGGTAGAACAAGAGAGGAAGAGTGAACTGGCAAAGAAGCTAGGGTTGCAGCCAAGACAGGTGGCGGTGTGGTTCCAAAACCGGCGAGCGAGGTCGAAAAGTAAGCAGCTTGAGAGAGACCTTGATGCCCTTAAGGCTTCTCATCACACTCTTTTATCCGAATATCAATCTAGGCTCAAGGAGCGTGATTTGCTCAAATCTAAG GTAGATTCATTGAAAGAGAAGCTTCAATCCATTAAGGGGGAAATTGAAGGCCCAATAACTAGCCCAATAGAATCACTTCAAGTAGATGGGCCTACTATACAAGCCCAACAACAGTTGAGTAAGATTGAAGATAGGTCAAGTTCAGGAAGTGGAGACAGTGCAGTGGTAAATGAAGAGAATAACCCCCAAAATATGATAGATAGTGGAACTTCATATTTTGACTGCCATCCTCCTTCTCCATACATGGTTGCCGTGCAGTCGGAGGAAGACGATATCAGCATCGACGGCAGAACAAACTTCTCTAACATCATCACCGTTGCTGCAACAGTGGCTAATGATTCTGATCATCATCAACTacacgaagaagaagaagaagttggaCAAGGGTTCGGGTGGTGGGTTTGGGCATGA